A portion of the Halobacillus ihumii genome contains these proteins:
- a CDS encoding Ger(x)C family spore germination protein → MKLKWLCPSIIASLMLLTSCMPNVSVEDAAIVQIAGYDFVNEDKIKGTFAVAQYNKSEQKTSATEVNLSTTANTIKNIHAKLQRQSSRPISTGKLTIVLYDKELAKNDMSKFIDSLSRDPRIGRDILLAIVDGNTEKMIKTQYKQNNTTAAYMKGMIEHNMYSNFPNTNLHNFVQAYFGEGVDAFLPYLEKVNSHIKIKGIAFLNDGRLVHSIPYSKSLFFKMMREEVREGMQEMNFQGEGIMMESISSNVDIHIKGNTKNPEFLVKIKVRGIINEISNLASASTPPLVEKMEKDFTKFFEKNCQALIREFQEQNIDPVGFGNALKNRRRNVDMKKWQDQYPEVPIDVKVELEITETGISA, encoded by the coding sequence ATGAAGCTTAAGTGGCTATGTCCATCAATCATCGCATCGTTAATGTTACTTACAAGCTGTATGCCTAATGTCAGTGTCGAGGATGCAGCAATAGTTCAAATAGCCGGATATGATTTTGTTAATGAAGATAAAATTAAAGGAACCTTTGCGGTTGCCCAGTATAATAAAAGTGAGCAGAAGACATCCGCTACGGAAGTTAATTTGTCCACTACGGCGAACACCATTAAAAACATCCATGCCAAGTTGCAGAGACAATCCTCCAGACCGATATCTACCGGGAAGTTAACCATTGTTTTATATGATAAAGAACTTGCTAAGAACGATATGTCCAAGTTTATTGATTCTTTAAGCCGTGACCCAAGGATTGGGAGAGATATTCTGCTCGCGATTGTAGATGGAAACACAGAAAAAATGATTAAAACACAATATAAACAAAACAATACAACAGCAGCATATATGAAGGGTATGATCGAGCATAATATGTATAGCAACTTTCCAAACACAAACTTGCACAATTTCGTGCAAGCTTATTTTGGGGAGGGGGTGGATGCCTTTCTCCCTTATCTGGAAAAAGTAAACAGCCATATAAAGATCAAGGGGATTGCATTTTTAAATGACGGCCGTTTAGTCCATTCGATCCCTTATTCAAAAAGCTTATTCTTTAAAATGATGAGGGAAGAAGTAAGAGAGGGAATGCAGGAAATGAACTTCCAAGGGGAAGGGATAATGATGGAAAGTATCAGTTCAAATGTGGATATCCATATTAAAGGAAACACAAAGAACCCTGAATTTCTAGTTAAAATCAAGGTGAGAGGGATTATCAATGAAATTTCTAATTTGGCCAGTGCTTCAACTCCTCCTCTCGTTGAGAAAATGGAGAAGGACTTTACTAAATTCTTCGAAAAGAATTGCCAGGCGTTAATTCGTGAGTTTCAAGAACAAAATATTGACCCTGTTGGTTTTGGGAATGCCTTAAAGAACCGCAGAAGAAATGTGGACATGAAAAAATGGCAGGATCAATACCCTGAGGTACCGATTGACGTGAAAGTAGAATTAGAAATCACCGAAACAGGTATATCAGCTTAA
- a CDS encoding GerAB/ArcD/ProY family transporter yields MNKNSRPIEGLSIPENLLITPTYVFFLIHAMQVGVGILGFETYIAKYAGFDAWISILLGGLGIHVLLWMIYHILQDSKGDIVSVHRNIFGKYLGGFFSLLFSLYFLLLTLTVLRSYIEVIEVWIFPELQLWLFTFVFVLIVYYFVKSGFRVVTGLCLISVILALPILLLKFFPILEGDVMNLYPVVDHSVGEILRGTQKSVLSFLGFELLLVFYPFIKNPHASKRWAHFAVFFTVSIYLITALVSFVYFSEGQLQYVIWGTITLWKIVEFPFIERFEYIGIAMWFYVVLPNIALALWAASRIPKRVLKIKQKYVLFLFSIILIVVCSMFTDRQAIDKLNSMTSRIGLYVLLYIPVLFVLSKIMVKVRNRDEA; encoded by the coding sequence ATGAATAAAAATTCGCGCCCTATTGAAGGACTCTCCATCCCAGAAAACCTCCTGATCACACCAACCTATGTCTTTTTTTTAATCCATGCGATGCAAGTTGGGGTGGGGATTTTGGGGTTTGAAACATATATCGCCAAATATGCTGGGTTTGATGCATGGATTTCGATTCTGCTAGGTGGTTTAGGGATCCATGTGCTGTTATGGATGATTTACCATATTCTTCAGGATAGTAAAGGAGATATTGTATCTGTCCATAGGAATATATTTGGTAAATACCTTGGCGGTTTTTTCAGTTTATTGTTTAGCCTCTATTTCTTGCTGCTAACTTTAACAGTACTCAGGTCATATATAGAAGTAATTGAGGTATGGATTTTCCCTGAGTTACAGCTATGGCTATTTACATTTGTATTTGTTCTAATTGTCTATTACTTTGTGAAAAGTGGATTCCGTGTCGTTACCGGTTTATGTCTGATCAGTGTTATTTTGGCGCTTCCCATTTTACTGTTAAAATTCTTTCCCATTTTGGAGGGAGATGTGATGAATCTCTATCCAGTTGTTGACCATAGTGTTGGAGAGATTCTTCGTGGTACACAAAAGAGCGTCCTTAGCTTTCTTGGGTTTGAATTATTATTGGTTTTCTATCCTTTCATAAAAAACCCGCATGCTTCTAAAAGATGGGCACATTTCGCTGTGTTTTTTACGGTCTCTATATACTTAATCACAGCCCTTGTATCGTTTGTTTATTTTAGTGAAGGTCAGCTGCAATATGTCATCTGGGGGACTATCACCCTTTGGAAAATTGTTGAGTTTCCATTTATTGAACGGTTTGAATATATTGGTATTGCTATGTGGTTCTATGTTGTCTTGCCGAATATAGCTTTGGCACTATGGGCAGCAAGTCGGATTCCAAAACGCGTTCTAAAGATCAAACAAAAATATGTGCTGTTCCTATTTAGTATCATTCTTATTGTGGTATGTTCCATGTTTACGGACCGCCAGGCTATTGACAAGCTCAACAGTATGACTAGTAGAATCGGGCTTTATGTATTGTTGTACATACCCGTTTTATTTGTTCTATCGAAAATCATGGTTAAAGTGAGGAATCGAGATGAAGCTTAA
- a CDS encoding BrxA/BrxB family bacilliredoxin, with translation MNPYEAYMKEISQPMRDELTNAGFSELTTPESVDEFISSKEGTSLVVINSVCGCAAGLARPSARESLENEKKPEHLVTVFAGQDREATSRMRDYLEGYEPSSPSMALLKNGQVLHFIPREEIEDHDVEEIVHNLTTAYNQYC, from the coding sequence ATGAATCCATATGAAGCTTATATGAAAGAAATATCCCAACCTATGAGAGATGAGTTAACCAATGCAGGTTTCTCCGAGTTAACGACCCCGGAGTCCGTCGATGAGTTTATCAGCTCCAAAGAAGGGACATCCCTCGTTGTTATCAATTCTGTATGTGGATGTGCAGCCGGGTTAGCACGCCCTTCCGCAAGAGAGTCGCTGGAAAATGAGAAGAAGCCCGAGCATCTGGTAACCGTTTTTGCTGGTCAGGACCGTGAAGCAACTAGCCGCATGCGCGATTATTTAGAAGGGTATGAACCATCCTCACCTTCCATGGCGCTTCTAAAGAACGGACAAGTCCTTCACTTCATACCTCGCGAAGAAATTGAGGACCATGATGTTGAGGAAATTGTTCACAACTTAACTACCGCCTATAACCAATACTGTTAA
- a CDS encoding conserved virulence factor C family protein: MKIVSIEPTPSPNSMKINLNEELPSGDTRNYKQGDNFDTAPAFISQLFEVEGVKGLYHVADFIALERHPKVSWEAILPEVRSVFGSEKAGDNTSQRGEEALDDSFGEVKVFIQMFRGIPMQVKLEDGEEEKRVGLPEMFTEAAMEAAPASPNMIMERKWVEQSPRYGDPMEIGEQVKEELTASYDVERLKTLVTLAFEENPSKPEAVKGQEVSLTSLNDPDWKVRYAALDRMDPTIEDLAVLDKALSDEKASIRRLATAYLGMIEEQEVLPYLYKALKDKTVTVRRTAGDCLSDLGLKEAIPEMIDSLADNNRLVRWRAAMFLYELGDESALPALKKAADDPEFEVRMQINMAIERIEGGKEAKGSVWHQMTQATKQK, translated from the coding sequence ATGAAGATCGTGTCGATCGAGCCGACACCCAGCCCTAACTCGATGAAGATCAATCTAAATGAAGAACTGCCAAGCGGCGATACCCGTAACTATAAACAAGGGGACAATTTCGATACGGCTCCTGCCTTCATCTCACAGCTCTTTGAGGTTGAAGGGGTTAAAGGCTTGTATCACGTGGCCGATTTTATCGCGTTAGAAAGACACCCTAAAGTAAGCTGGGAGGCAATTCTACCGGAAGTTCGGTCCGTTTTTGGCTCAGAGAAAGCAGGAGATAATACGAGTCAAAGAGGCGAGGAAGCTCTTGATGATTCTTTTGGCGAAGTGAAAGTGTTTATTCAAATGTTTCGCGGAATCCCTATGCAAGTAAAGCTGGAAGACGGGGAGGAAGAAAAACGTGTTGGCTTGCCTGAGATGTTTACCGAAGCAGCAATGGAAGCCGCGCCAGCTTCTCCAAATATGATCATGGAACGGAAATGGGTCGAACAAAGCCCTCGCTATGGTGATCCAATGGAAATTGGCGAACAAGTTAAAGAAGAACTTACAGCTAGTTACGATGTAGAGCGGCTGAAGACATTAGTAACACTAGCTTTCGAAGAAAATCCGAGTAAACCGGAGGCCGTCAAAGGTCAGGAAGTATCTCTGACCTCCCTGAATGACCCTGACTGGAAAGTGCGTTATGCAGCACTTGACCGGATGGATCCGACAATAGAGGATTTAGCTGTTTTAGATAAAGCTCTAAGTGATGAGAAAGCATCCATTCGACGATTAGCGACAGCTTATTTAGGGATGATTGAAGAACAAGAAGTTCTCCCATATCTATACAAAGCCTTGAAAGATAAGACAGTGACGGTGAGAAGAACAGCGGGAGACTGCTTATCTGATTTGGGCTTAAAAGAAGCAATTCCTGAAATGATCGACTCATTGGCCGACAATAACCGCTTAGTAAGATGGAGAGCAGCCATGTTCCTCTATGAGTTGGGCGATGAATCTGCTCTGCCCGCCCTGAAAAAGGCTGCGGACGATCCTGAATTTGAAGTTCGCATGCAGATCAATATGGCTATTGAACGGATTGAGGGCGGTAAAGAAGCAAAAGGTTCTGTGTGGCATCAAATGACTCAAGCTACAAAACAAAAATAA